In Rosa chinensis cultivar Old Blush chromosome 1, RchiOBHm-V2, whole genome shotgun sequence, a genomic segment contains:
- the LOC112194208 gene encoding protein transport protein SEC23 produces MSEFVDLESQDGVRMPWNVIPGTKQESTNSVVPVSAVYTPIKPFPNMPVLPYSPLRCRVCRSVLNPFSTVDYAAKIWICPFCFNRNHFPPHYASISDENLPAELFPQYTTIEYDSSLEKPTTPPVFIFVVDTCMIEEELSFLKSALSQALGLLPDHSLVGLITFGSFVHVHELGFSTIPKTYVFKGSKEVSKDQLLEQMSFFLKKPKPATGVIAGPRDGLSSESIARFLLPASECEFALNSVLEELQRDPWQVPADQRATRCTSTALNVAASLLGACVPGSGARIMAFIGGPSTEGQGAIVSKSLSEPIRSHKDLDKDSALYFHKAVKFYEGLSKQLVHQGHVLDLFACALDQVGIAELKIAVERTGGLVVLAESFGHSVFKDSLIRVFQAGDHELGLSSNGIFEINCSKDVKVQGIIGPCASLEKKGPLVSDTVVGQGSTSAWKMCGLDKATSLCLIFEIVKKEIPDATVQPASNQFYFQFLTYYQHNSGQMRLRVTTLSRRWIAGTGSIQDLIAGFDQEAAAVVMARLVSFKMETEAEFDPIRWLDKSLIHMCSRFGDYQKDSPSSFSLSPRFSIFPQFMFHLRRSQFVQVFNNSPDETAYFRMILNRENVTNSVVMIQPSLISYSFHSGPEPALLDVAAIAADRILLLDAYFTVVIFHGSTIAQWRKAGYQDLPEHQAFAQLLQAPRDDSDTIIKERFPVPRLVVCDQHGSQARFLLAKLNPSATYNNEGPLPGGDVIFTDDVSFEVFLDHLQRLAVQ; encoded by the exons ATGAGTGAATTCGTGGACCTAGAATCCCAGGACGGCGTTCGGATGCCGTGGAACGTAATCCCCGGCACGAAGCAGGAGTCCACCAACAGCGTCGTCCCCGTCTCCGCCGTCTACACTCCGATCAAGCCCTTCCCCAACATGCCAGTCCTCCCTTACTCCCCTCTCCGCTGCCGCGTCTGCCGCTCCGTCCTCAACCCCTTCTCCACCGTCGATTACGCCGCCAAGATCTGGATCTGCCCTTTCTGCTTCAACCGCAACCACTTCCCTCCCCACTACGCCTCCATTTCCGACGAGAACCTCCCCGCCGAGCTCTTCCCCCAATACACCACCATCGAATACGACTCGTCGCTCGAGAAGCCGACGACTCCGCCCGTCTTCATCTTCGTCGTCGACACCTGCATGATCGAGGAGGAGCTCTCGTTTCTCAAGTCGGCTCTGTCCCAGGCGCTGGGCTTGTTGCCCGATCACTCCCTCGTAGGGCTCATCACCTTCGGGAGCTTCGTCCACGTCCACGAATTAGGATTCTCCACCATTCCCAAGACCTACGTGTTCAAAGGATCCAAGGAAGTCAGCAAGGATCAGCTGCTTGAGCAGATGAGTTTCTTTCTCAAAAAGCCGAAGCCGGCCACCGGAGTCATTGCCGGCCCCAGGGATGGGTTGTCCTCCGAGAGCATTGCCAGGTTTCTATTGCCGGCATCTGAGTGTGAATTTGCGCTCAATTCGGTGTTGGAGGAGTTGCAGAGAGATCCTTGGCAGGTTCCGGCGGATCAGCGAGCCACCAGGTGCACCAGCACCGCGCTTAATGTTGCGGCGAGCTTGTTGGGAGCTTGTGTGCCTGGTTCAGGAGCCAGAATTATGGCATTCATAGGTGGACCATCAACCGAAGGCCAGGGTGCT ATTGTGTCAAAAAGCCTATCTGAACCAATTCGTTCTCATAAGGACCTGGATAAAGATTCAGCCCTTTATTTTCATAAAGCCGTGAAGTTCTACGAGGGACTTTCAAAGCAGCTTGTACATCAAGGACATGTACTTGATCTTTTTGCTTGCGCACTTGACCAG GTGGGGATTGCTGAACTTAAAATTGCAGTTGAAAGAACTGGAGGATTGGTTGTGCTTGCGGAGAGTTTTGGGCATTCAGTGTTTAAAGACTCACTTATACGTGTTTTCCAGGCGGGTGATCATGAGCTTGGTTTATCATCAAA TGGCATATTTGAGATAAACTGCTCAAAGGACGTTAAGGTTCAGGGCATAATTGGTCCTTGTGCATCCCTTGAAAAG AAAGGTCCTTTAGTCTCCGATACAGTCGTTGGCCAGGGTAGTACAAGTGCGTGGAAGATGTGTGGCCTTGACAAAGCTACATCTTTATGTctaatatttgaaattgttaaGAAGGAAATCCCAGATGCTACTGTTCAACCAGCTAGCAATCAATTCTACTTCCAGTTTCTAACATA TTATCAGCATAATAGTGGTCAGATGAGACTTCGTGTTACAACCCTTTCAAGAAGATGGATTGCTGGAACTGGAAGCATACAG GACTTGATTGCCGGATTTGATCAAGAAGCCGCTGCTGTAGTCATGGCACGCCTAGTTTCTTTCAAAATGGAAACTGAG GCAGAATTTGATCCTATAAGATGGTTGGATAAATCATTGATACATATGTGTTCTCGGTTTGGAGATTACCAGAAGGACAGCCCGTCTTCTTTCAGCTTATCTCCGCGGTTTTCAATTTTCCCTCAATTTATGTTTCATTTACGGCGTTCTCAATTTGTTCAG GTTTTCAACAACAGCCCAGACGAAACAGCATACTTCAGAATGATTTTGAACAGGGAAAATGTTACCAATTCAGTTGTGATGATTCAGCCTTCATTGATTTCATACTCATTTCATTCGGGCCCTGAACCTGCACTTCTTGATGTTGCCGCCATTGCTGCTGACAGGATTCTTCTTTTAGACGCTTACTTTACTGTTGTCATTTTTCATGGTTCAACTATTGCTCAGTGGCGAAAAGCAGGATATCAGGATTTGCCTGAACATCAG GCATTTGCTCAGTTGTTACAAGCTCCTCGTGATGATTCAGATACAATAATCAAGGAGAGATTTCCAGTACCTCGCCTAGTGGTTTGTGATCAGCATGGTTCACAG GCCCGTTTTCTCTTGGCAAAGTTGAACCCTTCAGCTACTTATAACAATGAAGGTCCCCTTCCGGGAGGGGATGTTATCTTTACAGACGATGTTAGTTTTGAAGTCTTCTTGGACCATCTCCAGAGATTAGCAGTTCAATAA